A single Halobellus ruber DNA region contains:
- a CDS encoding cold-shock protein, which translates to MANGTVDFFNDTGGYGFISTDDSDDDVFFHMEDVGGPDLEEGQDVDFEIESSPKGPRAANLVRN; encoded by the coding sequence ATTTCTTCAACGACACTGGCGGCTACGGTTTCATTTCGACTGACGACTCCGACGACGACGTGTTCTTCCACATGGAGGATGTCGGCGGCCCGGACCTCGAAGAGGGACAGGACGTCGATTTCGAGATCGAATCCTCCCCCAAGGGACCCCGCGCGGCGAATCTCGTCCGTAACTAA
- a CDS encoding GNAT family N-acetyltransferase, which produces MTSESDRDSAPTARSDGAEDTGVFVAETDAERDDAFTVRRSVFVDEQGVDPGIEYDEYDEPDADATHFVAYADGEPIGAARLRPAGEAASAEPVDGPVGKVERVAVAADSRGDGWGRRLMDAVEARAREEGFDELTLHAQTHVREFYERLRYEAYGAEFEEAGIPHVAMEKELDGDA; this is translated from the coding sequence GTGACCTCCGAGAGCGACCGGGACAGCGCGCCGACCGCCCGCTCCGACGGAGCGGAGGACACCGGCGTGTTCGTCGCCGAAACCGACGCGGAGCGCGACGACGCCTTCACGGTACGGCGGTCGGTGTTCGTCGACGAGCAGGGCGTCGACCCCGGAATCGAGTACGACGAATACGACGAACCTGACGCCGACGCGACCCACTTCGTCGCTTACGCCGACGGGGAGCCGATCGGTGCCGCGCGGCTCCGACCCGCGGGCGAGGCAGCGTCGGCGGAACCCGTGGACGGACCCGTCGGCAAGGTCGAGCGGGTCGCCGTCGCCGCCGACAGCCGCGGCGACGGGTGGGGTCGCCGGCTGATGGACGCCGTCGAAGCTCGTGCCCGCGAGGAGGGGTTCGACGAACTCACCCTCCACGCGCAGACGCACGTCCGCGAGTTCTACGAACGCCTGCGGTACGAGGCCTACGGCGCGGAGTTCGAGGAGGCCGGGATCCCACACGTCGCGATGGAGAAGGAACTCGACGGCGACGCCTGA
- a CDS encoding tRNA uridine(34) 5-carboxymethylaminomethyl modification radical SAM/GNAT enzyme Elp3 — protein sequence MSTDADAELEPTETEAFRRTCRELVDRILDGEVGRDDLESAKLEACSTYSSPKVPKNTEILGYAPQGRREEVKEVVQRKPVRTASGVSPVAIMTSPHMCPHGKCLYCPGGPASEFDSAQSYTGHEPAAARGEQNDYDPYGQVTLRLEQLRHIGHPVDKVELILMGGTMTARSHDYQEWFVKRALEAMNDYDLDAEPAPDDQESFKPDPDDVEFRYLEDVIAENETADIRNIGTTFETKPDWCDPEQIDRMLDLGATKVEVGVQTTYERINREMHRGHGVQASIDANRRLRDAGFKVGFHMMPGQPGMTEEMILEDFRQLFEREEYRPDYLKIYPTLVVRGTRVYDRWRRDEFEPLDNETAADIVAEVMGMIPEYTRLQRVQRDIPADFIDAGVWKSNLRQLAEQRAEEKGIDVRDIRAREAGMNDATPDPERVELDIETYGAGGGTEFFLAFEDPVADLLVGFCRLRFPNDPVRRELANAAIVRELHVYGSEAGIGSGAGEWQHKGYGRRLVRRAEELAAEAGYDKLAIISGIGAREYYRQKLGYRQDGPYVSKRLG from the coding sequence GTGAGCACCGACGCCGACGCGGAGCTGGAGCCGACGGAGACCGAGGCGTTCCGCCGGACCTGCCGGGAGCTGGTCGACCGGATCCTCGACGGGGAGGTCGGCCGCGACGACCTGGAGTCGGCGAAACTGGAGGCGTGTTCGACGTACTCCTCGCCGAAAGTGCCGAAGAACACCGAGATCCTCGGATATGCCCCACAGGGTCGACGCGAGGAGGTGAAGGAGGTCGTCCAGCGGAAGCCGGTCAGGACCGCCTCGGGCGTCTCCCCGGTCGCAATTATGACCTCGCCGCATATGTGCCCACACGGCAAGTGTCTCTACTGTCCCGGGGGGCCGGCCTCGGAGTTCGACTCCGCACAGTCGTACACGGGTCACGAGCCGGCGGCCGCCCGCGGTGAGCAGAACGACTACGACCCCTACGGCCAGGTGACGCTCCGGCTGGAGCAGCTCAGACATATCGGCCACCCGGTCGACAAGGTCGAACTCATCCTGATGGGCGGGACGATGACCGCGCGCAGCCACGACTACCAGGAGTGGTTCGTCAAGCGCGCTCTCGAAGCGATGAACGACTACGACCTCGACGCGGAGCCGGCGCCCGACGATCAGGAGTCGTTCAAGCCCGACCCCGACGACGTGGAGTTCCGCTACCTCGAGGACGTGATCGCCGAGAACGAGACTGCCGACATCCGGAACATCGGGACGACGTTCGAGACGAAGCCCGACTGGTGTGATCCCGAGCAGATCGACCGGATGTTGGACCTCGGGGCCACGAAGGTGGAGGTCGGGGTCCAGACAACCTACGAGCGGATCAACCGGGAGATGCACCGCGGCCACGGCGTCCAAGCGTCGATCGACGCCAACCGGCGGCTCCGGGATGCGGGGTTCAAAGTCGGGTTCCATATGATGCCGGGACAGCCCGGGATGACCGAGGAGATGATCCTCGAGGACTTCCGGCAGCTGTTCGAGCGCGAGGAGTACCGCCCGGACTACCTGAAGATCTACCCGACGCTGGTCGTCCGCGGGACCCGGGTATACGACCGGTGGCGACGCGACGAGTTCGAGCCGCTGGACAACGAGACCGCGGCCGACATCGTCGCGGAGGTAATGGGAATGATCCCCGAGTACACGCGGCTCCAGCGCGTCCAGCGCGACATCCCGGCGGACTTCATCGACGCCGGCGTCTGGAAGTCGAACCTCCGGCAACTCGCCGAACAGCGTGCCGAGGAGAAGGGGATCGACGTCCGCGACATCCGCGCCCGCGAGGCCGGAATGAACGACGCGACGCCCGACCCCGAGCGGGTCGAACTCGACATCGAGACGTACGGCGCCGGCGGCGGGACCGAGTTCTTCCTCGCGTTCGAGGATCCGGTGGCGGACCTCCTCGTCGGGTTCTGTCGGCTCCGGTTCCCGAACGATCCAGTTCGACGGGAGCTGGCGAACGCCGCGATCGTCCGCGAACTCCACGTCTACGGGAGCGAGGCCGGAATCGGGAGCGGCGCGGGCGAATGGCAGCACAAGGGGTACGGCCGGCGGCTGGTCCGTCGGGCGGAGGAACTCGCTGCTGAGGCGGGCTACGACAAACTGGCGATCATCTCCGGGATCGGGGCCCGCGAGTACTACCGGCAGAAGCTGGGGTACCGCCAGGACGGCCCGTACGTCTCGAAGCGCCTGGGATAG
- a CDS encoding DHH family phosphoesterase, with protein sequence MDWITHDEDVWFDFRGSSPKQLTPGRYYKGTVDGFADFGVFVDLAPGVTGLLHRSELDRRLETLDWESGDTVFVQVKNVRSNGNIDLGWSIRQSESEFRGARVHDPDGDADGEEIENGDSDGPRAVKKTPKGISTKSRASNGTDSAETTGESTTADEEGGGRAGSAADQGPDAGSDAVDADHDAATDTPESGRQAGAVEAEPEATEAEAEPERVTVDSLGDRVGETVRIEGEVVGARQTGGPTIFEVRDETAVVDCAAFVEAGVRAYPEVEEGDVVRLDGEVELRRGELQVETEALAALDGEDAEAVERRLADALAEKARPDEVDPLAGEPAVEAVTDQLADAAEAIRGAVLESRPIVIRHAATADGYVAGAAIERAVLPLIREEHARADAEYHFFTRRPLDDPVYGMDAATSDVTRMLQDSERHDEKLPLVVLVGIGGTTDSLDGLGLLGVYGASRVVVDANAVDTGVVEETNVLVSPSLSNVDATGLSTGALGANLGAAVNADVRTDLAHLPAVSYWESPPAAYTELAGEAGYSADRTRDLREAIALEAYYQSYQDKRELITDLLFEDDGGLAGHVSEQFRNKLDTEVETAEANLELRDVDGVSVGVLDADSYSHQYDFPPTALLADELHRRADGRTATVVYSTDELFVRADDAIDVRAAAAAAREAVPEGGVTASGIRQNRIEFLSGARNAVVDAVADAVVAQR encoded by the coding sequence ATGGATTGGATTACGCACGACGAGGACGTCTGGTTCGATTTCCGCGGTAGCTCCCCGAAGCAACTCACGCCCGGCCGGTACTACAAAGGAACCGTCGACGGATTTGCGGACTTCGGTGTCTTCGTGGATCTCGCGCCCGGCGTCACCGGGCTCCTGCACCGCAGCGAACTCGACCGCCGGCTGGAGACGCTCGATTGGGAGTCCGGCGACACGGTGTTCGTCCAGGTGAAGAACGTCCGGAGCAACGGCAACATCGACCTGGGATGGTCGATCCGGCAGTCGGAGTCGGAGTTCCGCGGGGCGCGGGTCCACGACCCCGACGGCGACGCCGACGGCGAGGAGATCGAGAACGGCGATTCCGACGGGCCGAGGGCCGTCAAGAAGACCCCGAAGGGTATCTCGACGAAGTCCCGGGCGTCGAACGGGACGGACTCGGCGGAAACGACCGGCGAGTCGACCACGGCTGACGAGGAGGGTGGCGGGCGAGCCGGTTCGGCGGCGGACCAAGGTCCCGACGCGGGATCCGATGCCGTCGATGCCGACCACGACGCCGCCACCGACACCCCGGAATCAGGACGGCAAGCAGGCGCCGTCGAAGCGGAGCCGGAGGCGACCGAGGCCGAGGCCGAACCGGAGCGGGTCACCGTCGACTCCCTCGGCGACCGCGTCGGCGAGACCGTCCGGATCGAGGGCGAAGTCGTCGGCGCGCGACAGACCGGGGGGCCGACCATCTTCGAGGTCCGCGACGAGACCGCCGTCGTCGACTGTGCGGCGTTCGTCGAAGCCGGCGTTCGGGCGTACCCCGAGGTTGAGGAGGGTGACGTCGTACGGCTCGACGGCGAGGTCGAACTCCGTCGCGGCGAGCTTCAGGTCGAAACCGAGGCGCTTGCGGCGCTCGACGGCGAGGACGCGGAGGCCGTCGAGCGTCGGCTCGCGGACGCACTCGCCGAAAAGGCACGGCCCGACGAGGTCGATCCGCTCGCCGGCGAGCCCGCCGTCGAAGCGGTGACCGACCAGCTCGCGGACGCCGCGGAGGCGATCCGTGGGGCGGTGCTGGAGTCGCGGCCGATCGTGATCCGGCACGCCGCCACCGCCGACGGCTACGTGGCCGGCGCGGCGATCGAGCGGGCCGTCCTCCCGCTCATCCGGGAGGAACACGCCCGCGCCGACGCGGAGTACCACTTCTTCACCCGCCGGCCGCTCGACGACCCGGTCTACGGGATGGACGCCGCGACCAGCGATGTAACGCGGATGCTCCAAGACAGCGAGCGTCACGACGAGAAGCTGCCGCTCGTGGTCCTTGTTGGAATCGGCGGGACTACGGACTCACTGGATGGCCTCGGGCTGCTCGGCGTCTACGGCGCCTCCCGAGTCGTCGTCGATGCGAACGCAGTCGACACGGGTGTCGTCGAGGAGACGAACGTGCTGGTGTCGCCGTCGCTCAGCAACGTCGACGCTACGGGCCTCTCCACCGGCGCTTTGGGTGCCAACCTCGGGGCGGCGGTGAACGCCGATGTCCGGACGGACCTCGCGCATCTCCCGGCGGTAAGCTACTGGGAGTCGCCTCCGGCGGCGTACACGGAACTCGCGGGTGAGGCAGGGTACAGCGCCGACCGGACGCGTGACCTCCGCGAGGCCATCGCGCTCGAAGCCTACTACCAGTCGTATCAGGACAAACGCGAACTCATCACGGACCTGCTGTTCGAGGACGACGGCGGACTTGCGGGCCACGTCTCCGAGCAGTTCCGGAACAAACTCGACACGGAAGTCGAGACCGCCGAAGCGAACCTCGAACTGCGGGACGTCGACGGCGTCTCGGTTGGCGTGCTCGACGCCGACTCCTACAGCCATCAGTACGACTTCCCGCCGACGGCGCTGCTGGCGGACGAACTCCACCGCCGGGCCGACGGCCGGACGGCTACGGTCGTCTACTCCACCGACGAACTGTTCGTCAGAGCGGACGACGCAATCGACGTCAGGGCGGCAGCGGCGGCCGCCCGTGAGGCGGTTCCCGAGGGCGGAGTTACCGCGTCCGGGATCCGACAGAACCGCATCGAGTTCCTGTCGGGCGCCCGCAACGCGGTCGTCGACGCCGTCGCCGACGCGGTCGTCGCGCAGCGCTGA
- a CDS encoding YIP1 family protein translates to MTTWVENPTGGRDRGPRGLLRAWLEVLIRPRQFFRNGVAPGDQAPGLVFAVAVAVAYVAGLFAFVPARIPGFALGPGVSAALGLALVAVVVAPATLHLAAALQTVILIVVVPGRAGVSETVQVIAYAASPCVFAGVPIPAVRAGCTVYAAALLTVGLREVHGTTTARAAVAGAVPATLLFGTAFGGIDAGTALVRAAGLI, encoded by the coding sequence GTGACAACCTGGGTAGAGAACCCGACCGGCGGCCGGGACCGCGGGCCGCGCGGCCTCCTTCGAGCGTGGCTCGAGGTCCTGATCCGGCCGCGGCAGTTCTTCCGGAACGGCGTCGCCCCCGGGGACCAGGCGCCGGGACTCGTGTTCGCCGTCGCCGTCGCCGTCGCGTACGTCGCCGGGCTGTTTGCGTTCGTTCCCGCACGGATCCCGGGGTTCGCGCTCGGACCGGGCGTGTCGGCCGCGCTCGGACTCGCGTTGGTTGCCGTGGTGGTCGCGCCGGCGACGCTGCACCTGGCAGCGGCGCTTCAGACGGTCATCCTGATCGTCGTCGTCCCCGGTCGCGCGGGCGTCAGCGAGACCGTCCAGGTGATCGCGTACGCCGCTTCGCCGTGCGTGTTCGCGGGGGTCCCGATCCCCGCAGTCCGCGCCGGGTGTACGGTCTACGCCGCTGCCCTCCTGACTGTCGGGCTTCGGGAGGTCCACGGGACGACGACCGCACGGGCCGCAGTCGCGGGTGCGGTTCCCGCGACGCTCCTGTTCGGGACCGCCTTCGGCGGGATCGACGCCGGAACGGCCCTGGTGCGCGCTGCAGGACTGATCTGA
- a CDS encoding thymidine kinase has protein sequence MHAITNSGWIEVVTGSMFSGKTEELLRRLRRAEIAGQAVAVFKPAVDDRYGDATVGSHVGRQWEASVVESEDVWEIREGLDDQDIVAIDEANFFSTELLEVCQRLADDGRRVIVSGLDQTYRGEPFEPLPQLMAVAEYVDKLRAICAVCGEPATRNQRLVGGEPAHADDPTIVVGAEESYEARCRNCHILRRD, from the coding sequence ATGCACGCCATCACGAACAGCGGGTGGATCGAGGTCGTCACGGGGTCGATGTTCTCCGGCAAGACCGAGGAGCTCCTCCGGCGGCTTCGACGTGCGGAGATCGCGGGACAGGCGGTCGCGGTGTTCAAGCCCGCGGTCGACGACCGATACGGCGATGCGACGGTCGGCTCCCACGTCGGCCGACAGTGGGAGGCGTCGGTCGTCGAAAGCGAAGACGTATGGGAAATCAGGGAGGGACTCGACGACCAGGACATCGTCGCGATCGACGAGGCGAACTTCTTTTCGACCGAACTTCTCGAAGTCTGCCAACGGTTAGCCGACGACGGCCGGCGGGTGATCGTCTCCGGGCTCGACCAGACGTACCGCGGCGAGCCGTTCGAGCCGCTCCCGCAACTGATGGCGGTCGCGGAGTACGTCGACAAGCTCCGGGCGATCTGTGCGGTCTGCGGCGAGCCCGCCACCCGGAACCAGCGGCTGGTCGGCGGCGAACCCGCACACGCGGACGACCCGACCATCGTGGTCGGCGCCGAGGAGTCCTACGAGGCGCGGTGCCGGAACTGTCATATCCTCCGGCGCGATTAG
- a CDS encoding NADPH-dependent FMN reductase, whose amino-acid sequence MTDDTDRSGVHVVALCGSLRDGSYTRRALSRALDGTRAAGGTGTVIDLREYDLPPLDPDRETQGDSDAVVRRVREADAVLLGTPMYHGSYSGVLKNALDHCGFDEFEGKTVGLLAVAGGGFPVTALDHLRSVCRALDAWVLPHQAALPSVSSKFDAEGIVDDGLDERVRVLGRRVVEYARIEPDPSSFEAGENVGAGD is encoded by the coding sequence GTGACAGACGACACCGACAGGTCGGGCGTCCACGTGGTCGCGCTCTGCGGCAGCCTCCGGGACGGAAGCTACACCAGACGCGCGCTGTCGCGGGCGCTCGACGGCACCCGAGCGGCCGGCGGCACCGGGACGGTGATCGACCTGCGGGAGTACGACCTCCCGCCGCTGGACCCCGACCGGGAAACGCAGGGCGACAGCGACGCGGTGGTTCGGCGGGTTCGGGAGGCCGACGCCGTGCTTCTGGGAACGCCGATGTACCACGGCTCCTACTCGGGCGTGCTGAAGAACGCCTTGGATCACTGCGGGTTCGACGAGTTCGAGGGCAAGACCGTCGGGCTGTTGGCCGTCGCCGGCGGCGGGTTCCCGGTGACGGCCCTCGATCACCTCCGGTCGGTCTGTCGAGCGCTCGATGCGTGGGTGCTCCCCCACCAGGCGGCGCTCCCGAGCGTCTCCTCGAAGTTCGACGCCGAAGGGATCGTCGACGACGGGCTGGACGAGCGCGTGCGGGTGCTCGGCCGGCGCGTCGTGGAGTACGCCCGCATCGAACCGGACCCGTCGTCGTTCGAGGCCGGCGAGAACGTCGGCGCCGGCGACTGA